Proteins co-encoded in one Rhopalosiphum maidis isolate BTI-1 chromosome 2, ASM367621v3, whole genome shotgun sequence genomic window:
- the LOC113553048 gene encoding uncharacterized protein LOC113553048 isoform X2 has translation MKPQMKERYRKQKFLKNLGLQPNKNTKPADDENDFNICERVCFYYFDDDAQVVCRGCYKSFKTWLNYRMHFNTLLCHTTETNYKLNTYNDVYKKYKLKKAKTKKKINERLSAAQLMDLETLNTRKTRKRCYKNTRVVVTVSKSSSDSGSLSSEKTNVKTIKKEAAENLISSDESVEESKTKSKPKPIGCNTVQVQDIPSSTKTVIPNSPHDNQATLTIKTEWKTNDLSQISSDDHSSSSTHSLPKYTPKNNEPLKYQYVCVICDAQFLSKCSLTMHQVQHIKSDRSSYNVFMAALTQSAKV, from the exons atGAAGCCACAAATGAAAGAACGATATCGaaaacaaaagtttttgaaaaatttaggtCTACAACCTAATAAGAatacaaa gcctGCAGATGATGAAAACGATTTCAAT ATATGCGAAagagtatgtttttattactttgatGATGATGCACAAGTGGTATGTCGAGGttgttataaaagttttaaaacatgGTTAAACTATCGAatgcattttaatacattattatgtcatacaactgaaacaaattataagcTAAACACTTATaatgatgtttataaaaaatacaaattaaagaaAGCTaagacaaagaaaaaaattaatgaacgtTTAAGTGCTGCACAACTTATGGATTTGGAAACTTTGAACACTCGTAAAACAAGAAAAAG atGTTACAAAAACACTAGGGTAGTTGTTACTGTTTCAAAATCTTCATCAGACTCTGGTTCATTAAGTtcagaaaaaacaaatgtaaagACAATAAAGAAAGAAGCTGCTGAAAATCTTATTAGTAGTGATGAAAGTGTAGAGGagtcaaaaacaaaatctaaaCCAAAACCAATTGGTTGCAATACTGTGCAAGTTCAAGACATTCCAAGTAGTACAAAAACTGTTATTCCTAATTCACCTCATGACAATCAGGCGACATTAACCATAAAAACTGAATGGAAAACTAATGACTTATCTCAGATTTCTTCAGACGATCATTCATCAAGCTCTACTCATAGTTTACCAAAATATACTCCCAAAAACAACGAGCCATTAAAATATCAGTATGTTTGTGTTATTTGTGATGCACAATTTTTGAGTAAATGTTCACTTACTATGCACCAAGTACAGCATATCAAATCTGACCGCAGTAGTTACAACGTTTTTATGGCTGCATTAACTCAATCTGCTAAAGTTTAG
- the LOC113553048 gene encoding uncharacterized protein LOC113553048 isoform X1: protein MGTFPFQTRPSSTWILGRNGPRRRYPLPSPDYAVHGNRGGAVAEFCPRSGNDRHRVLSLRIMKPQMKERYRKQKFLKNLGLQPNKNTKPADDENDFNICERVCFYYFDDDAQVVCRGCYKSFKTWLNYRMHFNTLLCHTTETNYKLNTYNDVYKKYKLKKAKTKKKINERLSAAQLMDLETLNTRKTRKRCYKNTRVVVTVSKSSSDSGSLSSEKTNVKTIKKEAAENLISSDESVEESKTKSKPKPIGCNTVQVQDIPSSTKTVIPNSPHDNQATLTIKTEWKTNDLSQISSDDHSSSSTHSLPKYTPKNNEPLKYQYVCVICDAQFLSKCSLTMHQVQHIKSDRSSYNVFMAALTQSAKV from the exons ATGGGCACATTCCCATTCCAGACGCGACCATCGTCCACCTGGATTCTTGGACGGAACGGACCACGACGACGGTACCCGCTACCATCGCCGGACTACGCTGTACACGGTAACCGCGGCGGTGCCGTCGCCGAGTTCTGCCCTCGTTCCGGTAACGACAGACACCGCGTCCTCTCGCTCCGA atcatGAAGCCACAAATGAAAGAACGATATCGaaaacaaaagtttttgaaaaatttaggtCTACAACCTAATAAGAatacaaa gcctGCAGATGATGAAAACGATTTCAAT ATATGCGAAagagtatgtttttattactttgatGATGATGCACAAGTGGTATGTCGAGGttgttataaaagttttaaaacatgGTTAAACTATCGAatgcattttaatacattattatgtcatacaactgaaacaaattataagcTAAACACTTATaatgatgtttataaaaaatacaaattaaagaaAGCTaagacaaagaaaaaaattaatgaacgtTTAAGTGCTGCACAACTTATGGATTTGGAAACTTTGAACACTCGTAAAACAAGAAAAAG atGTTACAAAAACACTAGGGTAGTTGTTACTGTTTCAAAATCTTCATCAGACTCTGGTTCATTAAGTtcagaaaaaacaaatgtaaagACAATAAAGAAAGAAGCTGCTGAAAATCTTATTAGTAGTGATGAAAGTGTAGAGGagtcaaaaacaaaatctaaaCCAAAACCAATTGGTTGCAATACTGTGCAAGTTCAAGACATTCCAAGTAGTACAAAAACTGTTATTCCTAATTCACCTCATGACAATCAGGCGACATTAACCATAAAAACTGAATGGAAAACTAATGACTTATCTCAGATTTCTTCAGACGATCATTCATCAAGCTCTACTCATAGTTTACCAAAATATACTCCCAAAAACAACGAGCCATTAAAATATCAGTATGTTTGTGTTATTTGTGATGCACAATTTTTGAGTAAATGTTCACTTACTATGCACCAAGTACAGCATATCAAATCTGACCGCAGTAGTTACAACGTTTTTATGGCTGCATTAACTCAATCTGCTAAAGTTTAG
- the LOC113553771 gene encoding LOW QUALITY PROTEIN: nucleolar complex protein 4 homolog B-like (The sequence of the model RefSeq protein was modified relative to this genomic sequence to represent the inferred CDS: inserted 1 base in 1 codon) yields the protein MGSVAEFKKLFEKFLQENKCPTGEIVKKKYYFPVDQLKTIYTSMLTTTNIQWSQFQQLLTNYVEYLDFCYYSWECFSSIVQHLNTDKTNVYMFTNLLGFIKIPTEKXEDDKFLFKNNKRPQFKYNFEQLKTWVTVVWDDMKPFMLSNIKIRREMLTLLIEKMLMHLNNPLVTADFLMDSLDTPGPIAILGLQGIFILVKDYNLECPNIYGKLYNFFTTDMFNYRYKTRLFYLADIFLRSTHLPELLVAAFVKRMARLSLIAPPTDIQIMAAFIGNLLIRHPPLKVLIQSDSVVGSDPYIFEEKDPLKSNALNSSLWELVSLKQHILPKVGKSVNFLFKKLPQVEWDMSELLDDSYESIIDEEYKTDFQKVSLTYEKPVSFSVPLSNHMDDLWTLDD from the exons ATGGGGTCTGTTGcagaattcaaaaaattattcgaaaaaTTTTTACAGGAAAATAAATGTCCTACTGGAGAAATAgtgaaaaagaaatattattttcctgtTGATCAGTTAAAA acaATTTACACATCTATGCTTACAACTACTAATATACAATGGTCACaatttcaacaattattaacaaattatgttgAATATTTGGACTTTTGTTATTACTCGTGGGAATGTTTTTCATCAATCgtacaacatttaaatacagacaaaacaaatgtatacatGTTTACAAATCTTTtaggatttattaaaattcccaCTGAAA AAGAAGatgacaaatttttatttaaaaataaca AACGTCctcaattcaaatataattttgaacaattGAAAACATGGGTTACGGTAGTTTGGGATGATATGAAACCTTTCatgttatcaaatattaaaataagacgagaaatgttaacattgttgattgaaaaaatgttaatgcaCTTAAATAATCCGCTGGTAACTGCAGACTTTCTCATGGATTCATTGGATACtc ctGGTCCCATTGCAATATTAGGCCTTCaaggcatttttattttggtcaaggattataattt AGAATGTCCAAATATTTATGGGAAGCTTTACAACTTTTTTACAACagatatgtttaattatcGATATAAAaccagattattttatttggctGATATATTTCTTCGTTCAac tcattTACCCGAACTGCTGGTTGCTGCATTTGTCAAACGCATGGCTAGACTTTCATTGATTGCACCACCAACTGACATACAAATTATGGCAGCATTTATAGGAAATTTACTAATTAGACACCCACCGTTAAAAGTATTGATCCAAAGCGATTCTGTTG TTGGTTCTGatccttatatttttgaagaaaaagaTCCACTAAAATCAAATGCACTAAACAGCTCATTATGGGAACTTGTCTCTTTAAAACAACACATTCTACCAAAAGTGGGAAAATctgtaaactttttatttaaaaaattgccaCAAGTTGAATGGGACATGAGTGAATTATTAGATGACTCTTATGAAAGT attattgatGAAGAATACAAGACGGACTTTCAAAAAGTGAGCTTAACATATGAAAAACCTGTTTCATTTTCTGTTCCACTATCCAATCATATGGATGATTTATGGACTTtagatgattaa